A window from Solea senegalensis isolate Sse05_10M linkage group LG15, IFAPA_SoseM_1, whole genome shotgun sequence encodes these proteins:
- the ide gene encoding insulin-degrading enzyme isoform X2 — protein sequence MGRLGPVFLVLFLVEALKNTYCTGPNQTVPLGGNTDHLYRLVSSLPIRMTDTAVKQVVSDIIRSPEDKRVYRGLEFTNGLKAMLISDPTTDKSSAALDVHIGSLSDPGNISGLAHFCEHMLFLGTKKYPKENEYSQFLSEHAGSSNAFTSGEHTNYFFDVSHEHLEGALDRFAQFFLCPLFDESCKDREVNAVDSEHEKNLMNDAWRLFQLEKATGNPNHPFSKFGTGNKLTLETRPSKDGIDIRQELLQFHSTYYSSNLMGLCVLGRESLDDLTSMVVKLFAEVENKSVPVPEFPEHPFQEEHLKQFYKVVPIKDIRNLYVTFPIPDLQKYYKSNPGHYLGHLIGHEGPGSLLSELKSKGWVNTLVGGQKEGARGFMFFIINVDLTEEGLLHVEDIIFHMFQYIQKLRTEGPQEWVFDECKDLNKVAFRFKDKERPRGYTSKVAGLLHYYPLEEVLAAEYLLEDFRPDLIEMVLDKLRPEFVRVAVVSKSFEGKTDKAEEWYGTQYKQEGISEETIKKWQNADLNGKFKLPMKNEFIPTKFEIYPLEKDSPSVPTLIKDTAMSKVWFKQDDKFFLPKACLNFEFFSPFAYVDPLHCNMAYLYLELLKDSLNEYAYAAELAGLNYDLQNTVYGMYLSVKGYNDKQHILLKKIIEKMATFEIDEKRFDIIKEAYMRSLNNFRAEQPHQHAMYYLRLLMTEVAWTKDELREALDDVTLPRLKAFIPQLLSRLHIEALLHGNITKESALGMMQMVEDKLIEYAHTKPLLPSQLIRYREVQIPDGGWYVYQQRNEVHNNCGIEIYYQTDMQTTHDNMLLELFCQIISEPCFNTLRTKEQLGYIVFSGPRRANGVQGLRFIIQSEKAPHYLESRVEAFLCTMETAVKEMSDEAFQKHIQALAIRRLDKPKKLSAECAKYWGEIISQQYNFDRDNIEVAYLKTLTKENVIEFYKERLTVGAPKRHKVSVHVLSREMDSSVGEFPAQNDVNLAPAPSLPQPTLVQDMTEFKRSLPLFPLVKPHINFMAAKL from the exons ATGGGACGGTTGGGTCCGGTTTTTTTGGTACTATTCTTAGTTGAAGCGctaaaaaatacatattgtaCAGGACCGaaccaaaccgttccactcggtggaaacacagacCATCTGTACAG GCTGGTGTCATCCTTGCCGATCAGAATGACTGACACGGCTGTGAAGCAGGTGGTCAGTGACATAATTCGCTCTCCTGAGGACAAGCGGGTCTACAGAGGTTTGGAGTTCACCAATGGCCTTAAGGCCATGCTCATCAGTGACCCAACAACAGACAAATCTTCAGCTGCATTGGATGTCCACATAG GTTCATTATCAGACCCAGGGAATATCTCTGGTTTGGCACACTTTTGTGAACACATGCTGTTCTTGGGAACAAAGAAGTATCCCAAGGAGAATGAATACAGCCAGTTCCTCAGTGAGCATGCAGGTAGCTCCAACGCCTTTACCAGTGGAGAGCATACCAACTACTTTTTTGATGTGTCCCATGAGCACTTGGAAGGAGCACTCGACAG GTTTGCCCAGTTTTTCCTGTGCCCACTGTTTGATGAGAGCTGTAAGGATCGAGAGGTGAATGCTGTGGACTCTGAACATGAGAAGAACCTTATGAATGATGCCTGGAGGCTGTTTCAGTTGGAGAAGGCCACTGGCAACCCAAATCACCCCTTCAGTAAATTTGGAACAG GTAACAAATTGACCCTTGAGACCAGACCATCCAAGGATGGGATTGACATCCGCCAGGAGCTTCTACAATTTCACTCTACATATTATTCCTCTAACCTCATGGGATTGTGTGTGTTAGGTAGAG AATCATTAGATGATTTGACCTCCATGGTGGTAAAGTTGTTTGCAGAAGTGGAGAATAAAAGCGTGCCTGTCCCAGAATTCCCTGAGCATCCCTTCCAGGAGGAACACCTCAAG CAATTCTACAAAGTGGTGCCGATCAAAGACATCAGgaacctctatgtgacctttccCATCCCAGACCTACAGAAGTATTATAAGTCTAACCCAGGACATTATCTAGGACATTTGATTGGCCATGAAGGACCTGGGAGTTTGCTGTCTGAGTTGAAATCTAAAG GCTGGGTGAACACACTTGTTGGGGGACAAAAAGAAGGAGCCAGAGGATTCATGTTCTTCATCATCAATGTCGACTTAACTGAAGAGGGCCTCC TGCACGTGGAGGACATCATCTTCCACATGTTCCAATACATCCAGAAACTGCGCACTGAGGGGCCTCAGGAGTGGGTGTTTGATGAATGCAAG GATTTAAACAAAGTGGCCTTCAGATTCAAGGACAAGGAGCGACCTCGTGGCTATACTTCCAAAGTGGCTGGTTTACTACAC TACTACCCACTTGAAGAGGTCCTTGCAGCAGAGTACCTTTTGGAGGACTTCAGACCAGATCTGATTGAGATGGTGCTTGATAAACTGAGACCAGAATTTGTCAG AGTGGCAGTTGTGTCAAAGTCATTTGAAGGGAAAACAGACAAGGCAGAAGAATGGTATGGCACACAGTACAAACAGGAGGGGATCTCTGAAGAAACCATTAAG AAATGGCAAAACGCAGACCTCAATGGCAAGTTCAAGTTACCCATGAAAAATGAGTTCATCCCAACCAAGTTTGAGATTTACCCTCTCGAGAAAGACTCTCCCTCAGTTCCCACTTTAATCAAG GACACTGCTATGAGCAAGGTGTGGTTCAAGCAGGATGACAAGTTTTTCCTGCCTAAGGCTTGCCTGAACTTCGAGTTCTTCAG CCCGTTTGCATATGTGGACCCATTGCATTGTAACATGGCATATTTATACCTGGAGCTCCTCAAGGACTCCCTCAACGAGTATGCATATGCAGCCGAGCTAGCCGGTTTGAACTATGACCTCCAAAATACCGTCTATGGGATGTAT ctgtctgtTAAAGGTTACAATGACAAACAGCACATCTTGCTGAAGAAGATCATTGAGAAGATGGCCACCTTTGAAATAGATGAGAAGCGATTTGACATCATCAAGGAAGCG tACATGAGGTCTTTGAATAACTTCAGGGCTGAGCAACCTCACCAGCACGCCATGTACTACCTCCGTCTACTAATGACTGAGGTTGCTTGGACCAAAGATGAGCTCAGAGAGGCTCTGGATG ATGTCACTCTCCCACGTCTCAAAGCCTTCATACCTCAGCTATTGTCACGGTTACATATCGAAGCACTTCTCCATGGCAACATCACCAAGGAG TCTGCTCTTGGCATGATGCAAATGGTGGAGGACAAGCTAATTGAGTACGCTCACACAAAGCCCCTTCTTCCAAGCCAACTGATTCGCTACAGAGAGGTGCAGATTCCAGACG GTGGCTGGTATGTTTATCAGCAGAGGAACGAGGTGCACAACAACTGCGGCATTGAGATCTACTACCAGACAGACATGCAGACCACGCACGACAACATGCTGCTGGAGCTCTTCTGCCAGATTATCTCTGAGCCCTGCTTCAACACGCTGAGAACCAAAGAACAGCTGG GCTACATTGTGTTCAGCGGGCCACGCCGGGCTAACGGAGTTCAGGGACTGCGCTTTATCATCCAGTCGGAGAAAGCGCCCCACTACCTGGAGAGCCGCGTGGAGGCTTTCCTCTGCACTATGGAGACGGCCGTGAAGGAGATGAGCGACGAAGCGTTCCAGAAACACATCCAGGCCCTCGCCATCCGCCGCCTGGACAAGCCGAAGAAACTTTCAGCTGAGTGTGCCAAGTACTGGGGAGAGATCATCTCTCAGCAGTATAACTTTGACAGAG ATAATATTGAAGTGGCATATCTGAAGACTTTGACGAAAGAAAATGTAATCGAATTCTACAAA gagcGGCTGACAGTCGGAGCCCCAAAGAGACACAAGGTGTCCGTACATGTCCTCTCCAGGGAGATGGACTCCT CAGTGGGAGAGTTCCCCGCTCAGAATGATGTCAACCTGGCCCCCGCTCCTTCCCTGCCACAG ccCACGTTGGTTCAGGACATGACTGAGTTTAAGAGGAGTCTGCCTCTGTTCCCGCTGGTCAAACCTCACATCAACTTCATGGCTGCTAAACTGTGA
- the ide gene encoding insulin-degrading enzyme isoform X4, protein MGRLGPVFLVLFLVEALKNTYCTGPNQTVPLGGNTDHLYRLVSSLPIRMTDTAVKQVVSDIIRSPEDKRVYRGLEFTNGLKAMLISDPTTDKSSAALDVHIGSLSDPGNISGLAHFCEHMLFLGTKKYPKENEYSQFLSEHAGSSNAFTSGEHTNYFFDVSHEHLEGALDRFAQFFLCPLFDESCKDREVNAVDSEHEKNLMNDAWRLFQLEKATGNPNHPFSKFGTGNKLTLETRPSKDGIDIRQELLQFHSTYYSSNLMGLCVLGRESLDDLTSMVVKLFAEVENKSVPVPEFPEHPFQEEHLKQFYKVVPIKDIRNLYVTFPIPDLQKYYKSNPGHYLGHLIGHEGPGSLLSELKSKGWVNTLVGGQKEGARGFMFFIINVDLTEEGLLHVEDIIFHMFQYIQKLRTEGPQEWVFDECKDLNKVAFRFKDKERPRGYTSKVAGLLHYYPLEEVLAAEYLLEDFRPDLIEMVLDKLRPEFVRVAVVSKSFEGKTDKAEEWYGTQYKQEGISEETIKKWQNADLNGKFKLPMKNEFIPTKFEIYPLEKDSPSVPTLIKDTAMSKVWFKQDDKFFLPKACLNFEFFSRYLYTDPLHCNMTYLLLRLLKDDLKEYTYAARLAGLVYGVASGMNAILLSVKGYNDKQHILLKKIIEKMATFEIDEKRFDIIKEAYMRSLNNFRAEQPHQHAMYYLRLLMTEVAWTKDELREALDDVTLPRLKAFIPQLLSRLHIEALLHGNITKESALGMMQMVEDKLIEYAHTKPLLPSQLIRYREVQIPDGGWYVYQQRNEVHNNCGIEIYYQTDMQTTHDNMLLELFCQIISEPCFNTLRTKEQLGYIVFSGPRRANGVQGLRFIIQSEKAPHYLESRVEAFLCTMETAVKEMSDEAFQKHIQALAIRRLDKPKKLSAECAKYWGEIISQQYNFDRDNIEVAYLKTLTKENVIEFYKERLTVGAPKRHKVSVHVLSREMDSCPAVGEFPAQNDVNLAPAPSLPQPTLVQDMTEFKRSLPLFPLVKPHINFMAAKL, encoded by the exons ATGGGACGGTTGGGTCCGGTTTTTTTGGTACTATTCTTAGTTGAAGCGctaaaaaatacatattgtaCAGGACCGaaccaaaccgttccactcggtggaaacacagacCATCTGTACAG GCTGGTGTCATCCTTGCCGATCAGAATGACTGACACGGCTGTGAAGCAGGTGGTCAGTGACATAATTCGCTCTCCTGAGGACAAGCGGGTCTACAGAGGTTTGGAGTTCACCAATGGCCTTAAGGCCATGCTCATCAGTGACCCAACAACAGACAAATCTTCAGCTGCATTGGATGTCCACATAG GTTCATTATCAGACCCAGGGAATATCTCTGGTTTGGCACACTTTTGTGAACACATGCTGTTCTTGGGAACAAAGAAGTATCCCAAGGAGAATGAATACAGCCAGTTCCTCAGTGAGCATGCAGGTAGCTCCAACGCCTTTACCAGTGGAGAGCATACCAACTACTTTTTTGATGTGTCCCATGAGCACTTGGAAGGAGCACTCGACAG GTTTGCCCAGTTTTTCCTGTGCCCACTGTTTGATGAGAGCTGTAAGGATCGAGAGGTGAATGCTGTGGACTCTGAACATGAGAAGAACCTTATGAATGATGCCTGGAGGCTGTTTCAGTTGGAGAAGGCCACTGGCAACCCAAATCACCCCTTCAGTAAATTTGGAACAG GTAACAAATTGACCCTTGAGACCAGACCATCCAAGGATGGGATTGACATCCGCCAGGAGCTTCTACAATTTCACTCTACATATTATTCCTCTAACCTCATGGGATTGTGTGTGTTAGGTAGAG AATCATTAGATGATTTGACCTCCATGGTGGTAAAGTTGTTTGCAGAAGTGGAGAATAAAAGCGTGCCTGTCCCAGAATTCCCTGAGCATCCCTTCCAGGAGGAACACCTCAAG CAATTCTACAAAGTGGTGCCGATCAAAGACATCAGgaacctctatgtgacctttccCATCCCAGACCTACAGAAGTATTATAAGTCTAACCCAGGACATTATCTAGGACATTTGATTGGCCATGAAGGACCTGGGAGTTTGCTGTCTGAGTTGAAATCTAAAG GCTGGGTGAACACACTTGTTGGGGGACAAAAAGAAGGAGCCAGAGGATTCATGTTCTTCATCATCAATGTCGACTTAACTGAAGAGGGCCTCC TGCACGTGGAGGACATCATCTTCCACATGTTCCAATACATCCAGAAACTGCGCACTGAGGGGCCTCAGGAGTGGGTGTTTGATGAATGCAAG GATTTAAACAAAGTGGCCTTCAGATTCAAGGACAAGGAGCGACCTCGTGGCTATACTTCCAAAGTGGCTGGTTTACTACAC TACTACCCACTTGAAGAGGTCCTTGCAGCAGAGTACCTTTTGGAGGACTTCAGACCAGATCTGATTGAGATGGTGCTTGATAAACTGAGACCAGAATTTGTCAG AGTGGCAGTTGTGTCAAAGTCATTTGAAGGGAAAACAGACAAGGCAGAAGAATGGTATGGCACACAGTACAAACAGGAGGGGATCTCTGAAGAAACCATTAAG AAATGGCAAAACGCAGACCTCAATGGCAAGTTCAAGTTACCCATGAAAAATGAGTTCATCCCAACCAAGTTTGAGATTTACCCTCTCGAGAAAGACTCTCCCTCAGTTCCCACTTTAATCAAG GACACTGCTATGAGCAAGGTGTGGTTCAAGCAGGATGACAAGTTTTTCCTGCCTAAGGCTTGCCTGAACTTCGAGTTCTTCAG TCGCTACCTATACACCGATCCCCTGCACTGCAACATGACCTACTTGTTACTCAGGTTACTGAAGGATGATTTAAAAGAGTATACATATGCAGCCCGCCTGGCAGGGTTGGTGTATGGCGTAGCCTCAGGGATGAATGCCATCCTA ctgtctgtTAAAGGTTACAATGACAAACAGCACATCTTGCTGAAGAAGATCATTGAGAAGATGGCCACCTTTGAAATAGATGAGAAGCGATTTGACATCATCAAGGAAGCG tACATGAGGTCTTTGAATAACTTCAGGGCTGAGCAACCTCACCAGCACGCCATGTACTACCTCCGTCTACTAATGACTGAGGTTGCTTGGACCAAAGATGAGCTCAGAGAGGCTCTGGATG ATGTCACTCTCCCACGTCTCAAAGCCTTCATACCTCAGCTATTGTCACGGTTACATATCGAAGCACTTCTCCATGGCAACATCACCAAGGAG TCTGCTCTTGGCATGATGCAAATGGTGGAGGACAAGCTAATTGAGTACGCTCACACAAAGCCCCTTCTTCCAAGCCAACTGATTCGCTACAGAGAGGTGCAGATTCCAGACG GTGGCTGGTATGTTTATCAGCAGAGGAACGAGGTGCACAACAACTGCGGCATTGAGATCTACTACCAGACAGACATGCAGACCACGCACGACAACATGCTGCTGGAGCTCTTCTGCCAGATTATCTCTGAGCCCTGCTTCAACACGCTGAGAACCAAAGAACAGCTGG GCTACATTGTGTTCAGCGGGCCACGCCGGGCTAACGGAGTTCAGGGACTGCGCTTTATCATCCAGTCGGAGAAAGCGCCCCACTACCTGGAGAGCCGCGTGGAGGCTTTCCTCTGCACTATGGAGACGGCCGTGAAGGAGATGAGCGACGAAGCGTTCCAGAAACACATCCAGGCCCTCGCCATCCGCCGCCTGGACAAGCCGAAGAAACTTTCAGCTGAGTGTGCCAAGTACTGGGGAGAGATCATCTCTCAGCAGTATAACTTTGACAGAG ATAATATTGAAGTGGCATATCTGAAGACTTTGACGAAAGAAAATGTAATCGAATTCTACAAA gagcGGCTGACAGTCGGAGCCCCAAAGAGACACAAGGTGTCCGTACATGTCCTCTCCAGGGAGATGGACTCCT gTCCAGCAGTGGGAGAGTTCCCCGCTCAGAATGATGTCAACCTGGCCCCCGCTCCTTCCCTGCCACAG ccCACGTTGGTTCAGGACATGACTGAGTTTAAGAGGAGTCTGCCTCTGTTCCCGCTGGTCAAACCTCACATCAACTTCATGGCTGCTAAACTGTGA
- the ide gene encoding insulin-degrading enzyme isoform X1: protein MGRLGPVFLVLFLVEALKNTYCTGPNQTVPLGGNTDHLYRLVSSLPIRMTDTAVKQVVSDIIRSPEDKRVYRGLEFTNGLKAMLISDPTTDKSSAALDVHIGSLSDPGNISGLAHFCEHMLFLGTKKYPKENEYSQFLSEHAGSSNAFTSGEHTNYFFDVSHEHLEGALDRFAQFFLCPLFDESCKDREVNAVDSEHEKNLMNDAWRLFQLEKATGNPNHPFSKFGTGNKLTLETRPSKDGIDIRQELLQFHSTYYSSNLMGLCVLGRESLDDLTSMVVKLFAEVENKSVPVPEFPEHPFQEEHLKQFYKVVPIKDIRNLYVTFPIPDLQKYYKSNPGHYLGHLIGHEGPGSLLSELKSKGWVNTLVGGQKEGARGFMFFIINVDLTEEGLLHVEDIIFHMFQYIQKLRTEGPQEWVFDECKDLNKVAFRFKDKERPRGYTSKVAGLLHYYPLEEVLAAEYLLEDFRPDLIEMVLDKLRPEFVRVAVVSKSFEGKTDKAEEWYGTQYKQEGISEETIKKWQNADLNGKFKLPMKNEFIPTKFEIYPLEKDSPSVPTLIKDTAMSKVWFKQDDKFFLPKACLNFEFFSPFAYVDPLHCNMAYLYLELLKDSLNEYAYAAELAGLNYDLQNTVYGMYLSVKGYNDKQHILLKKIIEKMATFEIDEKRFDIIKEAYMRSLNNFRAEQPHQHAMYYLRLLMTEVAWTKDELREALDDVTLPRLKAFIPQLLSRLHIEALLHGNITKESALGMMQMVEDKLIEYAHTKPLLPSQLIRYREVQIPDGGWYVYQQRNEVHNNCGIEIYYQTDMQTTHDNMLLELFCQIISEPCFNTLRTKEQLGYIVFSGPRRANGVQGLRFIIQSEKAPHYLESRVEAFLCTMETAVKEMSDEAFQKHIQALAIRRLDKPKKLSAECAKYWGEIISQQYNFDRDNIEVAYLKTLTKENVIEFYKERLTVGAPKRHKVSVHVLSREMDSCPAVGEFPAQNDVNLAPAPSLPQPTLVQDMTEFKRSLPLFPLVKPHINFMAAKL, encoded by the exons ATGGGACGGTTGGGTCCGGTTTTTTTGGTACTATTCTTAGTTGAAGCGctaaaaaatacatattgtaCAGGACCGaaccaaaccgttccactcggtggaaacacagacCATCTGTACAG GCTGGTGTCATCCTTGCCGATCAGAATGACTGACACGGCTGTGAAGCAGGTGGTCAGTGACATAATTCGCTCTCCTGAGGACAAGCGGGTCTACAGAGGTTTGGAGTTCACCAATGGCCTTAAGGCCATGCTCATCAGTGACCCAACAACAGACAAATCTTCAGCTGCATTGGATGTCCACATAG GTTCATTATCAGACCCAGGGAATATCTCTGGTTTGGCACACTTTTGTGAACACATGCTGTTCTTGGGAACAAAGAAGTATCCCAAGGAGAATGAATACAGCCAGTTCCTCAGTGAGCATGCAGGTAGCTCCAACGCCTTTACCAGTGGAGAGCATACCAACTACTTTTTTGATGTGTCCCATGAGCACTTGGAAGGAGCACTCGACAG GTTTGCCCAGTTTTTCCTGTGCCCACTGTTTGATGAGAGCTGTAAGGATCGAGAGGTGAATGCTGTGGACTCTGAACATGAGAAGAACCTTATGAATGATGCCTGGAGGCTGTTTCAGTTGGAGAAGGCCACTGGCAACCCAAATCACCCCTTCAGTAAATTTGGAACAG GTAACAAATTGACCCTTGAGACCAGACCATCCAAGGATGGGATTGACATCCGCCAGGAGCTTCTACAATTTCACTCTACATATTATTCCTCTAACCTCATGGGATTGTGTGTGTTAGGTAGAG AATCATTAGATGATTTGACCTCCATGGTGGTAAAGTTGTTTGCAGAAGTGGAGAATAAAAGCGTGCCTGTCCCAGAATTCCCTGAGCATCCCTTCCAGGAGGAACACCTCAAG CAATTCTACAAAGTGGTGCCGATCAAAGACATCAGgaacctctatgtgacctttccCATCCCAGACCTACAGAAGTATTATAAGTCTAACCCAGGACATTATCTAGGACATTTGATTGGCCATGAAGGACCTGGGAGTTTGCTGTCTGAGTTGAAATCTAAAG GCTGGGTGAACACACTTGTTGGGGGACAAAAAGAAGGAGCCAGAGGATTCATGTTCTTCATCATCAATGTCGACTTAACTGAAGAGGGCCTCC TGCACGTGGAGGACATCATCTTCCACATGTTCCAATACATCCAGAAACTGCGCACTGAGGGGCCTCAGGAGTGGGTGTTTGATGAATGCAAG GATTTAAACAAAGTGGCCTTCAGATTCAAGGACAAGGAGCGACCTCGTGGCTATACTTCCAAAGTGGCTGGTTTACTACAC TACTACCCACTTGAAGAGGTCCTTGCAGCAGAGTACCTTTTGGAGGACTTCAGACCAGATCTGATTGAGATGGTGCTTGATAAACTGAGACCAGAATTTGTCAG AGTGGCAGTTGTGTCAAAGTCATTTGAAGGGAAAACAGACAAGGCAGAAGAATGGTATGGCACACAGTACAAACAGGAGGGGATCTCTGAAGAAACCATTAAG AAATGGCAAAACGCAGACCTCAATGGCAAGTTCAAGTTACCCATGAAAAATGAGTTCATCCCAACCAAGTTTGAGATTTACCCTCTCGAGAAAGACTCTCCCTCAGTTCCCACTTTAATCAAG GACACTGCTATGAGCAAGGTGTGGTTCAAGCAGGATGACAAGTTTTTCCTGCCTAAGGCTTGCCTGAACTTCGAGTTCTTCAG CCCGTTTGCATATGTGGACCCATTGCATTGTAACATGGCATATTTATACCTGGAGCTCCTCAAGGACTCCCTCAACGAGTATGCATATGCAGCCGAGCTAGCCGGTTTGAACTATGACCTCCAAAATACCGTCTATGGGATGTAT ctgtctgtTAAAGGTTACAATGACAAACAGCACATCTTGCTGAAGAAGATCATTGAGAAGATGGCCACCTTTGAAATAGATGAGAAGCGATTTGACATCATCAAGGAAGCG tACATGAGGTCTTTGAATAACTTCAGGGCTGAGCAACCTCACCAGCACGCCATGTACTACCTCCGTCTACTAATGACTGAGGTTGCTTGGACCAAAGATGAGCTCAGAGAGGCTCTGGATG ATGTCACTCTCCCACGTCTCAAAGCCTTCATACCTCAGCTATTGTCACGGTTACATATCGAAGCACTTCTCCATGGCAACATCACCAAGGAG TCTGCTCTTGGCATGATGCAAATGGTGGAGGACAAGCTAATTGAGTACGCTCACACAAAGCCCCTTCTTCCAAGCCAACTGATTCGCTACAGAGAGGTGCAGATTCCAGACG GTGGCTGGTATGTTTATCAGCAGAGGAACGAGGTGCACAACAACTGCGGCATTGAGATCTACTACCAGACAGACATGCAGACCACGCACGACAACATGCTGCTGGAGCTCTTCTGCCAGATTATCTCTGAGCCCTGCTTCAACACGCTGAGAACCAAAGAACAGCTGG GCTACATTGTGTTCAGCGGGCCACGCCGGGCTAACGGAGTTCAGGGACTGCGCTTTATCATCCAGTCGGAGAAAGCGCCCCACTACCTGGAGAGCCGCGTGGAGGCTTTCCTCTGCACTATGGAGACGGCCGTGAAGGAGATGAGCGACGAAGCGTTCCAGAAACACATCCAGGCCCTCGCCATCCGCCGCCTGGACAAGCCGAAGAAACTTTCAGCTGAGTGTGCCAAGTACTGGGGAGAGATCATCTCTCAGCAGTATAACTTTGACAGAG ATAATATTGAAGTGGCATATCTGAAGACTTTGACGAAAGAAAATGTAATCGAATTCTACAAA gagcGGCTGACAGTCGGAGCCCCAAAGAGACACAAGGTGTCCGTACATGTCCTCTCCAGGGAGATGGACTCCT gTCCAGCAGTGGGAGAGTTCCCCGCTCAGAATGATGTCAACCTGGCCCCCGCTCCTTCCCTGCCACAG ccCACGTTGGTTCAGGACATGACTGAGTTTAAGAGGAGTCTGCCTCTGTTCCCGCTGGTCAAACCTCACATCAACTTCATGGCTGCTAAACTGTGA